A segment of the Myxococcales bacterium genome:
GCTTCCGATTCGTTGGGTGTGTCGTCGTCCTTGTCGTCGACCGCTTCAACCTTCGCGGCCTCGGCCGGCTTGGGTGTCGCCGTCGCGGCGGTGGCCTGAGAGGCTGAAGGCGCCGCGCTCGCCGACGGCGTCGGCGTGGCCGCGACCGCAGAGGCGCTGGGCGCGCTGGGGGTGGCGGCCTTGTCGTCCTTCTTGTCGCAAGCGACGGTGAACGAGGCCAACGCGACGGCGGCGAGGCCCGAGAGGAGCGCTTTGGTGACGGTCTTCATTGCTTGTCGCCCTTCTTCTCGGCCTTGTCCTTGTCGCCCTTGCCCTCGCCCTTGCCCTTGCCGTCACCCTTGTGCTCGCCCTTCGGGGGCGCTCCGCCGTCGCCCGCCTTCGCGTCCTTGGCCTCTTTGGGGGGCGCCTTGGCGTTCAGCTCCGCCAGCTTGGCAAAGAACTTCGTGTCGGCCTTGCTGAGGAGGCCATCGCATCGACCGACCGTCGCCATGTCGTTCGCCTTCTCGGCGAAGTGGCGGACGCGAAAGAGCCGCATCGTATGGCGCCAGTGCATCCCAATGACGATGCGCTCCTCTTGCGTCGTCGCCTTGCCGTTGGCGCGAACGGCCTCGCGGATCTTTTTGCGCGTCGTCGAGACGTACGAGTTGCGACGCTCGCGGAGCGAGAGCGATTCGCTCTCGTCCTTCGTGCCTGCGTCGCCCTTTGATGCACCAGGTGCGGGCGTCGTCGGCGCTGACGCCGCGGGGGTGGCCGTTTTCGTTCCGGCGTCGGCGCTGGCGGCTCCCGCCGCCAAGCTCAACGCCAATGCCCATGGGAGAGCGCGTGCGATTTGCATGGTCGCGGAGACTATACGAAGCCTCCGCAGGGCACAGCTTTCCGAGGGGCGGCTCGCGCGAGCCGGCACGTGCTCAGAAGCCGTTGGGCAAGGTCACTTCCACGAAGCCTCGGTGTTTTTCGCAATGGCGCGAAGGCGGCATCACGCCCTTGGGGCACGTCACGAACTCCCCGAGCAGGTAGTCGACGTAGAGGTCCGACGTGTCGCGTCGACGCCCTTCGTGGAGCACGCCATAGGAGTCGACGGCCCGGAAGAACCGGATCTTCGTGTCGTCGTGGAGCGCCGCTTCGCGCGCCTCCGGCGACGCTGCCGCGCCGGCCTTGAGCGCGCCGAAGCCTGGTACGCCGTCGGCCTCGTAGTCCACCATCAAGGTCTCGTGCTCGACCGACTCCACGTCGTCGCCGGGCTCCTCAGGTACCGACCGAAATTCGCCGGAGCCATCGGCGTCGGCGTTCGACGGATAGAACCACGCAAAGGGGAGCGCCGCGCCGGCGTGCAACGCCCGCTGGATGCGACGGAAGAAGACGCGCGTCTCTCGGGCGCTGTTCGCGGTGAAGGGCACGCTGGTCCACGCGTGGGCGCCCGTTCGCACGTCGGGGTTGCCTCCGCGCGCTCGCTTCCCGATGAGCTCCGTGAGCGCGACCACGGGCCGCGAGCCGTCGGGCTTCGGCGCCGCGACGAGGAGCTCCTTGGGCGAACCGATGGGCAGAGCGGCCGCCGCGCCGCTCGTGAAGTTCGTCGCGCCGTCTTTGCCGAACACCTCGGTGATGGCTCGGCTCGTTCGGTCACTCAGTTCGAAGGCGGCGTCGAGCTCGCGCCGCACCAGCGCTCCATTTTGTCGCGACGCCTCTGTGCGAAGCGCTCCATTGGCGAGGGAGGTCGCGAGCGCTTTCTTGGCGCGCTCGACGCTGGTCGCGTCCTTCGTCGCCGCGCCTTGCCCACCGAACCCATGAAAGTCCCGGCGGCGGACGACGCCGTACTTTAGGACGAGCTCGGTGGCGGCGCCCCAGGTACCGCCGCTGTCGAGCTCGTCAACGAGATCACGCGCGGCCTCGCCGACGAGGCGCCCGCGCGTGATCTTCTCGTACCAATCCCAGTAGTCGAGGTAGGCGACGGATAGCGGCTCGGCCACGGCGTCGGGAGCGCGCTCCCGCAGCGCGAGGGTCTCGTGGTGCTCGATCCACGCGGCCGTCGCGAAGAGCCAGCAGTTGCCGGTCTCGCGTTGGTCGCGGACGGCGACCGGCACGCGGTCGGTGATGGCGCCGCTCTCGGAGTCGGCGCTCGCGCCGGTGGCCGAGCAGCCCACCACGAGCGCGCCGACGACGGCGAGGGCGGACCAGCGGAGCATGGCGCCATGTAAGCAAAGGTGAGGCCATCAAAATGGCCCCAGAACTCGATGGATATTGGTCTCCAAGCGTCTCCCTTGGTGTCTCTGCACCAGGAGCGCCCGTCCCGTCCGCGGGGGGGCGCCCGTCGCCGCCTGTCCAGCGAAGGTTGGACCCGCCTAGCTCTTCTTCAGAATCTTTTGGAAGAGTCCGCTTGAGCTTCGCACGCCTTGCTTGGCGCGCATCTCGGCGAGGCGCACCTCTCGCGCGGCTTCGACGTTCGCGGGGTTGAGCGTGTGGGCGGTGCGGAAGTCCAGCATCGCTTTGTCGAGCTCACCGGCCTTTCGGTAGACCTGTGCACGATACACGTAAGCTCGCTCGCAGCCGGGGAACATGTCCAAGGCGCGATCCAACATCTCGAGAGGCTCTTTCGTCTTGTCGGTGCGGAGGAAGCGAACCCAGCCGAGCAGCGCGAGGTATTCGGCCTGATGCGGCTCGTCTTCCGTCGCGCGTCGGCAGAGGATCTCCGCGGCGCTCAGATCGCGCTGCGCGACGGCGATCTCCGCGTTCTGAAAATTGACGCGGGCGTCGTTGGAGACGCGGGCGGGGGCCTGCGTCTGCGGGCGCCGCACCGACTTTGGCGCGACCTCCTCGCGCGTCGCCGCCATGGCCGGAGGCGTGAACATCCGCGGCGCCGGCTGCGAGGTCATGGGCGTGGCCTCGCGCTCGGCTCGAAGGGCGCGCGTGATGACGAGCGTGTACGCGAGCAGCGTCTCCGTCGGGCCCGAGGGCGCGCGCAGCACGCGGAAGGACTCGGCGAGGGCGCGGTCTTCTTTCGAGAAGCCGAACCGCTCGAGCTCCGCCCCCGCGTCGAGGCGAAACGTCGGCACGCCGAATCGACTCAGCGTCGAGAGCGCTTGCTCGAGCGGGCGGTGGGCTCGGACGCCGAGCCACACGAGCCGGAGCGGGTCTACGATGCTCGTGCGGTTGGCGCTGAGTTCACCGGACGCAAAGACGTATCGAGTGCTCGGCGGCAATGAGAACGCGTGGACGACCTTGCGCTCCAGCTGCTCGCGAAGGCCGCTGGCGACGCCTCGCGCGTCTGCGAGCCCCTGGTCGATGAGGACGTCGCCGTGGCGCACGCCAGGCGTGACGCGACGCCGCGAAGCGAGCTCCGCGAGCGAGCTGTTCAGGGCCGCTGAATCAATGACGCCCAGTTCGTAGAGGACTTGGCCGAGGTAAGCGACGGGCGCGGTGGTGGAGGCCGCGCACACGGAGCCGTCTTCGATGCCGAGCTCCACCTTCTCGGTGGGGGACTCGAGGCGAAGCGTGCCGGTGAGCTTCCGTTGTTCGGCGTAGGCGAGCAGGTGCGCCAGTGGCGTTCGCGCCAACATCCCTTCTGCGCCGCCCACCGTCGCCGCACCACTGTCGGCGGTGCCGAGCTGGACGCCGAGCTGGACGGGGGGACGACGGGCGGACTCCATGACGGGTCAGGCAGTCTAGGCCGAGAGTCTTTGCGCGCCAGTCGCAGCGGCGGTCGTTAACGGAGTTCGTAGAAACTTCCGCGAGCCGAAGGGGGCGCTGTCCAGTAGCGACGGATCAAATCTGCCGCCGGCGGAAGTTGAACGGCGCAGCACTGGTCGCTTCGGTGACCAGGCCCGGCGCCCGCGACCTGTGGCGGATCCCGGGGCT
Coding sequences within it:
- a CDS encoding DUF4388 domain-containing protein, whose protein sequence is MESARRPPVQLGVQLGTADSGAATVGGAEGMLARTPLAHLLAYAEQRKLTGTLRLESPTEKVELGIEDGSVCAASTTAPVAYLGQVLYELGVIDSAALNSSLAELASRRRVTPGVRHGDVLIDQGLADARGVASGLREQLERKVVHAFSLPPSTRYVFASGELSANRTSIVDPLRLVWLGVRAHRPLEQALSTLSRFGVPTFRLDAGAELERFGFSKEDRALAESFRVLRAPSGPTETLLAYTLVITRALRAEREATPMTSQPAPRMFTPPAMAATREEVAPKSVRRPQTQAPARVSNDARVNFQNAEIAVAQRDLSAAEILCRRATEDEPHQAEYLALLGWVRFLRTDKTKEPLEMLDRALDMFPGCERAYVYRAQVYRKAGELDKAMLDFRTAHTLNPANVEAAREVRLAEMRAKQGVRSSSGLFQKILKKS